A region of Mesorhizobium sp. M3A.F.Ca.ET.080.04.2.1 DNA encodes the following proteins:
- a CDS encoding ankyrin repeat domain-containing protein — protein MRTSSLFIALLLAHIPSVSHAADIHDAAQVGDVAAIIAALDAGAGIDESDGDATPLYFAVWMGHVEAARLLIERGADVNAQTTWGPPLMAAIGTGKIELLNLLLERDADPNSRRAGEPALHVAVTLGCLDCVKALVEAGADVNAKAEDGKTPIHLAKRAGQREIADYLMSRGVVLPTPAPISMKLATADVEKGRAHFDRLCTRCHSIEPQGGSKVGPNLWSVVGRDKASLEDRRYSEALLGWEGVWTFEDLNRYLFGPMLTTPGVYMETPGVPDETERIDLIAYLRTLSDKPMPLP, from the coding sequence ATGCGCACGTCCTCGCTCTTCATTGCACTGCTGCTTGCACACATCCCGAGCGTATCGCATGCCGCCGACATCCACGACGCCGCGCAAGTCGGCGACGTCGCGGCGATCATAGCAGCGCTCGATGCGGGTGCCGGCATAGATGAGAGTGATGGAGACGCGACGCCGCTCTATTTTGCGGTCTGGATGGGCCACGTCGAAGCGGCAAGACTCCTCATAGAACGTGGTGCGGACGTCAACGCCCAGACGACTTGGGGTCCCCCACTGATGGCGGCCATAGGAACAGGCAAGATCGAGCTGTTGAATCTGTTGCTGGAACGGGACGCAGATCCGAATTCCCGCCGTGCCGGCGAACCTGCCCTTCATGTCGCCGTCACCCTCGGTTGTCTCGACTGCGTGAAGGCGCTGGTCGAGGCCGGCGCAGACGTGAATGCGAAGGCAGAAGACGGCAAGACACCGATCCATCTGGCAAAACGTGCGGGGCAACGCGAAATTGCCGACTATCTCATGTCGCGCGGCGTCGTCTTGCCGACGCCAGCCCCAATCTCGATGAAGTTGGCGACAGCCGATGTCGAGAAAGGCCGAGCCCACTTCGACCGCTTGTGTACCCGTTGCCACAGTATCGAACCGCAGGGCGGGAGCAAAGTGGGACCGAATTTGTGGAGTGTCGTCGGCCGCGACAAGGCATCTCTGGAAGATAGACGTTATTCCGAAGCCCTGCTGGGCTGGGAGGGTGTGTGGACGTTCGAGGACCTGAACAGATATCTCTTCGGGCCCATGCTCACCACGCCGGGCGTTTACATGGAGACACCTGGTGTTCCGGACGAGACCGAACGGATCGACCTCATCGCCTATTTGCGCACTCTCAGTGACAAGCCGATGCCGCTACCTTGA
- the uxuA gene encoding mannonate dehydratase, whose protein sequence is MEQCWRWYGPNDPVTLDHVRQAGATGIVTALHNIYDGSAWPLDAILERKRIVEAAGLAWSVVESIPVHNSIKIGAPERERYTGWYKDTIRALATAGVSTICYNFMPVVDWTRTDLMYRLPTTGYALRFDALDFAAYDVFVLKRPKAEASYSPARLKQAEERLKTLSSDDIDKIERNLIAGLPATERTYNRETMREALAEYAAIGPAELRANLAWFLNEIIPVAEEVGARMCIHPDDPPFSLYGLPRVVSTADDARFILDTVDSPANGLTFCTGSYGVRADNDLVAMIEEFAPRIYFAHLRNVTREADGSFFEAEHLEGSTDMADVVLALMKEEAHRRREGRSDWRIPMRPDHGHLLADDIGKTRINPGYSLIGRLKGLAELRGIMRAVERFDLASTDHR, encoded by the coding sequence ATGGAACAGTGCTGGCGCTGGTACGGCCCTAACGATCCGGTCACGCTCGATCATGTCAGGCAGGCCGGCGCCACGGGTATCGTGACGGCGCTGCACAACATCTATGACGGCAGCGCCTGGCCGCTGGATGCCATTCTCGAGCGCAAGCGCATCGTCGAGGCAGCGGGACTGGCCTGGTCGGTGGTGGAGAGCATTCCCGTTCACAACTCGATCAAGATCGGGGCGCCCGAGCGGGAGCGCTATACCGGCTGGTACAAGGACACGATCCGGGCGCTGGCCACGGCCGGCGTCTCCACCATCTGCTACAATTTCATGCCGGTCGTGGACTGGACCCGCACCGATCTGATGTACCGGCTGCCGACCACCGGCTATGCCCTGCGCTTCGACGCGCTCGACTTCGCCGCCTATGACGTCTTCGTGCTGAAACGGCCGAAGGCCGAGGCGAGCTACAGTCCGGCACGACTCAAGCAGGCGGAAGAGCGGCTCAAGACCTTGAGTAGCGATGATATCGACAAAATCGAACGCAACCTGATCGCCGGCCTGCCGGCAACCGAGCGCACCTACAATCGCGAGACGATGCGCGAGGCGCTTGCTGAGTACGCGGCGATCGGCCCGGCCGAACTGCGCGCCAATCTCGCCTGGTTCCTCAACGAGATCATCCCCGTCGCGGAGGAAGTCGGGGCGCGCATGTGCATCCATCCGGACGATCCCCCCTTCTCGCTCTATGGCTTGCCGCGCGTCGTCTCCACCGCCGATGACGCACGCTTCATCCTGGATACCGTCGACAGTCCGGCGAACGGCCTGACCTTCTGCACCGGCTCCTATGGCGTGCGGGCCGACAATGATCTGGTCGCCATGATCGAGGAATTCGCGCCAAGGATATATTTTGCGCATCTGCGCAATGTGACGCGCGAGGCGGACGGTTCCTTCTTCGAGGCGGAGCATCTGGAAGGCTCGACCGACATGGCCGACGTCGTCCTGGCGCTGATGAAGGAGGAAGCGCACCGCCGCAGGGAGGGCCGCTCCGATTGGCGCATCCCGATGCGGCCGGACCATGGGCATCTGCTTGCCGACGACATCGGCAAGACGAGGATCAACCCGGGCTATTCGCTGATCGGGCGGCTCAAGGGCCTTGCCGAACTGCGCGGCATCATGCGCGCCGTGGAACGGTTCGACCTGGCATCCACGGACCATCGTTAG
- a CDS encoding Xaa-Pro peptidase family protein has translation MNIAADKANVSGIPFDQGRVDRLMDEAGIDVLLATSKHNTQYLLGGYKFIFFAAMDAIGHSRYLPIVLYEKGGPEHAAYIGNKMEGGEHQNHPFWTPTLHAACWGTLDAANLAVEHLHKIGKSAARIGIEPAFLPSDAYALIRKTLPDAKLIDATGMLERMRAIKTEAELEKLRIASELITDSMLATIAWAREGTTKTDIIEQLRREETNRGAHFEYCLLTLGSSHNRAASSQAWQKGDVLSIDSGGNYHGYIGDLCRMGVLGEPDGELEDLLAEVEAVQQAAFSNVKAGTLGGDMITHAESVLKRSKVAAYTDFFAHGMGLITHEAPFLMTNHPVAYEGTYAAKPLEKNMVLSVETTMLHPTRGFIKLEDTVAVTETGYVMFGDRGRGWNRGGI, from the coding sequence ATGAACATCGCTGCGGACAAGGCAAACGTCAGCGGCATCCCTTTCGACCAGGGACGGGTGGACCGGCTGATGGACGAGGCCGGCATCGATGTGCTCCTCGCCACCTCCAAGCACAACACGCAATATCTGCTCGGCGGCTACAAGTTCATCTTCTTCGCGGCCATGGATGCGATCGGCCATAGCCGCTATTTGCCGATTGTCCTCTATGAGAAGGGCGGGCCGGAACACGCCGCCTATATCGGCAACAAGATGGAAGGCGGTGAGCATCAGAACCATCCGTTCTGGACGCCGACGCTGCATGCGGCGTGCTGGGGCACGCTCGACGCCGCCAACCTCGCTGTTGAGCATCTGCATAAGATCGGCAAGAGCGCTGCTCGCATCGGCATCGAGCCGGCCTTCCTGCCGTCGGATGCCTATGCCTTGATCCGCAAGACGCTGCCGGATGCGAAGCTGATCGATGCGACCGGCATGCTGGAACGCATGCGCGCCATCAAGACCGAAGCCGAGCTCGAAAAGCTGCGCATCGCCTCCGAACTGATCACCGACTCGATGCTGGCGACGATCGCCTGGGCGCGCGAGGGCACGACGAAGACCGACATCATCGAGCAGTTGCGGCGCGAGGAAACCAATCGTGGCGCGCATTTCGAATATTGCCTGCTGACGCTGGGCTCCAGCCACAACCGCGCCGCTTCAAGCCAGGCGTGGCAAAAGGGCGATGTGCTGTCGATCGATTCCGGCGGCAACTATCACGGCTATATCGGCGACCTCTGCCGCATGGGCGTGCTGGGCGAGCCGGACGGAGAACTCGAAGACCTCCTGGCCGAAGTCGAGGCGGTGCAGCAGGCGGCGTTTTCCAACGTCAAGGCCGGCACGCTGGGCGGCGACATGATCACGCATGCCGAAAGCGTGCTGAAGCGTTCGAAGGTCGCGGCCTACACGGATTTCTTCGCCCACGGCATGGGGCTGATCACGCATGAGGCGCCATTCCTGATGACCAACCACCCGGTTGCTTATGAAGGCACCTATGCGGCCAAACCGCTGGAGAAAAACATGGTGCTCTCGGTCGAGACGACCATGCTCCACCCGACGCGCGGCTTCATCAAGCTGGAAGACACGGTCGCGGTTACCGAAACCGGCTATGTGATGTTCGGCGACCGCGGGCGGGGGTGGA